The Lycium barbarum isolate Lr01 chromosome 9, ASM1917538v2, whole genome shotgun sequence genome has a segment encoding these proteins:
- the LOC132609341 gene encoding uncharacterized protein LOC132609341 isoform X2 — MMRTRLLWFTIGFTSASATMTHFIFRDLWADRISLSSQLEEKFGVLGTRVSNLESVLHDSPNTHQDEGN; from the exons atgatgCGAACAAGATTGCTATGGTTCACAATAGGTTTCACTTCAGCTTCAGCTACAATGACTCACTTTATATTCAGAGATTTATGGGCTGATCGAATCTCTCTTTCTTCCCAA TTGGAGGAGAAATTTGGTGTTTTGGGGACCAGAGTTTCCAATCTTGAATCAGTGCTTCATGATAGTCCCAATACTCACCAG